One genomic segment of Scophthalmus maximus strain ysfricsl-2021 chromosome 3, ASM2237912v1, whole genome shotgun sequence includes these proteins:
- the LOC118316996 gene encoding chitinase-3-like protein 2 produces MCNLILTAGLWLIFVSLASSSRLVCYYNSLAENRADDGKFTISDIDPNKCTHLVYAFSDINNVNELVPTSTADLQHYLFFNGLKFRNPQLKTLLAVGGITFNKQKFSTMVSTQQYRTTFIQSAITLLRFYGFDGLNLDWRFPVTTGSQPDNRQKFTLLCQELKDAFVAEMTNTQRDRLIITASVSAEKAVIDASYDVAQIATSLDFINVLTFDFRGPWENVTGHHSPLYPGSQDTGDKIYLNTDSAMQHWLDQGAPAQLLNLGVAAFGRAFTLSTAASDVGAPANGTGEEGCYTGEEGYWAFYETCLYTEGAAIYLITDQRVPYAITENQWVGFDNMDSLSTKVSYLKAKNFGGAFVWSLDLDDFSGKFCNQGNCPFISHLNTLLVQSSPTPTTPSTTTIPMMKTHPGATTTPTTTTTPTTTTPTTTPPTTTTPTTTTTPTTTPTTTTTPTT; encoded by the exons ATGTGCAACCTAATTCTGACAGCAG GTCTCTGGTTGATCTTCGTCAGCTTGG cttcctcctccaggctggTATGTTACTATAACAGCTTGGCTGAAAACAGGGCAGATGATGGGAAGTTCACAATTTCTGATATTGATCCGAACAAATGTACCCATCTGGTGTACGCCTTTTCTGACATTAACAATGTCAATGAGCTGGTCCCCACCAGCACAGCTGACCTACAACACTATCTGTTCTTCAATGGGCTAAAATTCAG AAATCCACAGCTCAAAACCCTGCTAGCAGTTGGTGGAATAACCTTTAACAAACAAAA ATTCAGTACGATGGTGTCAACACAACAATACAGAACAACCTTCATCCAGTCTGCGATCACACTACTGAGGTTCTATGGGTTTGATGGGCTCAACCTGGACTGGAGGTTCCCTgtaacaacaggaagtcaaccaGACAACAGGCAGAAGTTTACGCTGTTGTGTCAG GAGCTCAAAGATGCCTTTGTAGCTGAAATGACAAACACTCAGCGTGACAGATTAATCATCACGGCTAGTGTCTCTGCTGAGAAAGCAGTCATCGATGCCAGTTACGATGTTGCACAGATTGCCAC GAGCCTGGACTTCATTAATGTGCTGACATTTGACTTTCGTGGCCCTTGGGAAAATGTCACGGGTCATCACAGCCCCTTATACCCGGGATCCCAAGATACTGGAGACAAGATCTACCTAAACACC GACTCTGCCATGCAGCACTGGTTGGACCAGGGAGCACCTGCACAGTTGCTAAACCTGGGAGTAGCGGCATTTGGACGAGCTTTTACCCTCTCCACTGCAGCCAGTGATGTTGGAGCACCAGCCAATGGCACCGGTGAAGAAGGCTGCTACACTGGTGAAGAAGGATACTGGGCCTTTTATGAg ACTTGCCTTTACACTGAAGGGGCTGCCATCTACCTGATTACTGATCAGAGAGTTCCATATGCAATCACAGAAAACCAGTGGGTTGGATTCGATAACATGGACAGCCTTAGTACAAAG GTCAGTTACCTAAAAGCAAAAAACTTTGGAGGAGCCTTTGTCTGGTCTCTTGACCTGGATGATTTCAGTGGAAAATTCTGTAACCAAGGCAACTGTCCCTTCATCAGCCACCTGAATACTCTCCTGGTTCAAA gtTCTCCAACTCCAACTACCCCAAGTACAACTACAATTCCTATGATGAAGACACATCCAGGTGCCACAACAACtcctactacaacaacaactcccacaacaacaactcccacgaCAACACCTCccacgaccacaactcccactaccacaacaactcccacaaccactcccactaccacaacaactcccacaacc